The following coding sequences lie in one Dysgonomonas mossii genomic window:
- a CDS encoding glycoside hydrolase family 43 protein — MKKTIYTITIAALILFSACSTKSVTNKHFTPGAIWLDNNNIHINAHGGGILFDNGVYYWFGEHKTEGENGNLANVGVHCYSSTDLYNWTDEGIALAVMPSSSGSDIEEGCILERPKVIKNKKTGKYIMWFHLEPKGKGYKGALSGVAISDNATGPYIYIKAVRPNASHYPFNALDMHKLDSPALNLSFDGGSLPGNVDTLNILGRDMKEGQMARDMTLFVDDDGKAYHIYSSEENSTLHIAELSDDYLSHTGKYGRFFSGHFMEAPAMFKHKGKYYLMMSGCTGWNPNQARSAVSDNIFGEWKELGDPCIGDTTQTTFHSQSTYILPVQGKPDTYIYMGDRWNPKNAIDGRYIWLPITFEGDRFTIRWNDKWKIEE, encoded by the coding sequence ATGAAGAAAACCATATATACAATCACGATTGCTGCTTTAATATTATTTTCGGCATGCTCAACTAAATCTGTAACTAACAAACATTTCACCCCCGGCGCAATATGGTTGGACAACAACAATATACATATCAATGCGCACGGAGGAGGTATTCTATTCGATAATGGTGTATATTATTGGTTTGGAGAGCATAAAACCGAAGGAGAAAATGGCAATTTGGCTAATGTAGGAGTACATTGTTATTCATCTACGGATTTGTATAATTGGACAGACGAGGGCATAGCTTTGGCTGTAATGCCTTCCTCGTCGGGTAGTGATATAGAGGAAGGTTGTATTCTCGAAAGACCCAAAGTAATAAAAAACAAAAAGACAGGAAAATATATAATGTGGTTTCATCTCGAGCCTAAAGGAAAAGGATATAAAGGTGCTCTGAGTGGTGTTGCTATAAGCGATAATGCAACAGGGCCGTATATTTATATAAAAGCTGTGCGCCCTAATGCGTCTCATTATCCATTCAATGCTTTGGATATGCATAAATTGGATAGTCCAGCTCTCAATCTGAGTTTCGATGGGGGAAGCTTACCCGGAAATGTAGATACGCTCAATATATTAGGAAGAGATATGAAAGAAGGACAGATGGCTCGCGATATGACTTTATTTGTTGACGATGACGGTAAAGCCTATCATATCTACTCTTCTGAAGAAAACAGCACTTTACATATTGCCGAGCTCTCGGATGATTATTTGTCTCATACAGGCAAATATGGAAGATTCTTTTCTGGACACTTCATGGAGGCTCCGGCAATGTTCAAGCACAAAGGCAAATATTATCTGATGATGTCGGGATGCACCGGTTGGAACCCCAATCAAGCACGTTCGGCCGTATCGGACAATATATTCGGAGAATGGAAGGAATTGGGAGATCCCTGTATAGGAGATACAACACAAACGACCTTTCATTCGCAAAGCACCTATATTCTACCAGTTCAGGGTAAGCCTGACACCTATATCTATATGGGTGATAGATGGAATCCAAAAAATGCGATAGATGGAAGATATATATGGTTACCCATTACATTTGAGGGAGACCGTTTCACGATCAGATGGAATGATAAATGGAAAATAGAAGAGTAA
- a CDS encoding GDSL-type esterase/lipase family protein, with protein sequence MKYLYQVFIVALLQLALPQTIDAQDKIKIGVLTNGEGCNINWTTYLPKFDIVDASVKSFLVSQQGWELDRRLLREKPEFCILYGGLPDILLQLSVKDILGAYKYLCSEMIKNNIKPIIIATLPVRNHVAINSSIYQLNRELQSYAAQNEIYYYSADKGLAHEGELLPEISNDGFMLNNSGLSLFANNIASFIDDVIALKENRLIPLSTAHNLTSSAIDNIMKNSQSEIKIVMLGNSLTAGGGNWNARLNRNDTHNAGQGGYTTGQMLWHMDRTVINTHPKICFVMAGINDLFNNIAPDVIYQNQIQIINNLIKSGIKPVILPTLYTHNNPSLAQKIDYINNRIVSYCEKEDIDVINLNPILASEQSLKAEYTTDGTHLTEAAYLIWTKELLRYLAIKGIK encoded by the coding sequence ATGAAATACCTATATCAAGTTTTTATAGTTGCCTTATTGCAGTTGGCATTACCGCAAACAATAGATGCTCAGGACAAAATAAAGATTGGAGTACTGACAAATGGAGAAGGCTGTAATATTAATTGGACAACCTACTTGCCCAAATTTGATATAGTTGATGCCAGCGTCAAAAGTTTCCTTGTTAGTCAACAAGGCTGGGAATTGGACAGAAGGCTTCTGCGAGAGAAACCAGAATTCTGTATTCTATACGGGGGACTGCCTGATATACTTTTGCAGCTTTCGGTGAAAGATATATTGGGAGCATACAAATATTTATGCTCTGAGATGATAAAGAACAATATTAAGCCAATTATAATAGCTACGCTTCCTGTAAGAAATCATGTAGCTATCAACTCCTCTATATATCAACTGAACAGAGAATTACAATCTTATGCAGCGCAAAACGAAATATACTATTATTCGGCAGACAAGGGGCTGGCTCATGAAGGAGAATTACTCCCGGAAATTTCGAATGATGGATTTATGCTTAATAATAGTGGTCTCTCACTATTCGCTAATAATATAGCTTCATTTATAGATGATGTTATTGCTCTGAAAGAAAACAGGCTTATTCCTCTGTCTACCGCACACAACCTAACCAGTAGTGCTATTGACAATATAATGAAAAACTCTCAATCAGAAATAAAAATTGTGATGCTGGGAAATTCCCTTACAGCAGGCGGAGGAAATTGGAATGCCCGACTGAATAGAAACGATACTCATAATGCTGGTCAAGGAGGATATACAACAGGACAGATGCTATGGCATATGGATAGAACTGTTATTAATACGCACCCCAAAATATGTTTTGTGATGGCAGGCATAAATGATTTGTTCAACAATATAGCACCCGATGTTATATATCAAAATCAAATACAGATCATTAATAACTTAATAAAAAGCGGAATAAAACCTGTGATACTACCAACGCTTTATACACACAATAATCCATCTTTAGCTCAAAAGATAGATTATATCAACAACAGGATAGTTAGCTATTGCGAAAAAGAGGATATTGATGTAATCAATTTGAATCCTATCTTAGCTTCAGAACAAAGCCTAAAGGCTGAATATACAACAGACGGCACACATCTCACCGAAGCTGCATATCTCATATGGACAAAAGAGTTGTTACGCTATCTTGCAATCAAAGGCATAAAGTAA
- a CDS encoding NUDIX hydrolase, protein MCKIKFIRTVGLLVIKNDKLLLAYSNNKRAWYLPGGKIETDELPQQSLVREIWEELTLKIDVKLLKFYCHITAPAYGEEENLIMEQDCYLYELHENISPNNEIGAIKFFDSYSYEQEPAQVIGVLQIFKRLKADGLVI, encoded by the coding sequence ATGTGTAAAATAAAATTTATTCGTACTGTAGGGCTTCTTGTTATAAAAAATGACAAGCTGCTCCTAGCATATAGTAATAATAAAAGAGCATGGTATTTGCCCGGAGGAAAAATTGAGACTGATGAATTACCTCAACAATCTTTAGTGAGAGAAATATGGGAAGAATTAACTCTCAAAATAGATGTTAAGTTGCTAAAATTCTATTGCCATATTACTGCGCCCGCATATGGTGAAGAGGAAAATCTGATAATGGAGCAAGATTGTTATTTATACGAACTGCACGAAAATATATCGCCGAATAATGAGATCGGAGCTATTAAGTTTTTTGATAGTTATAGCTATGAACAGGAACCTGCACAAGTTATAGGTGTACTTCAGATATTTAAAAGACTAAAGGCTGATGGATTAGTAATCTAA
- a CDS encoding winged helix-turn-helix transcriptional regulator: MAKNIEFNGKMYHCTVSLAMDMIGGKWKVVILYYLKDGEKRYSQLRKEMPDITEMTLSLQLKQLEEVGLISRTVYGEKPPIKVIYKLTPFGHTFVPALEAINNWGHTVVREKCEAVD, encoded by the coding sequence ATGGCAAAGAATATTGAATTTAATGGAAAAATGTATCATTGCACAGTCAGTTTGGCAATGGATATGATTGGAGGAAAGTGGAAAGTAGTGATATTATATTATTTAAAAGATGGAGAAAAGCGTTATAGCCAATTGCGAAAGGAAATGCCGGATATAACCGAGATGACATTGAGCCTCCAATTGAAACAACTGGAAGAAGTGGGATTGATATCAAGAACTGTATATGGAGAAAAGCCTCCAATAAAAGTTATATACAAACTCACTCCATTTGGACATACCTTCGTGCCTGCTCTCGAAGCTATAAACAACTGGGGACATACCGTAGTCAGAGAGAAGTGTGAGGCTGTCGATTAG
- a CDS encoding NAD(P)H-dependent oxidoreductase — MALLILAHPNFNKSIANKTIVERLQKSNLDIEIRNLHALYPDFSIDVQAEQDALLRHNTVVFQYPFYWYNMPAILKQWFDYVFVHQFAYGSQGDKLKGKNFVPSFTVGAFEDQYRTLEKHHFRVLEFCKNMEQTAYFAQMNYIDPVYFHGTSGVSGYGEYEIKDRAERHAEKLISLLSEIQ; from the coding sequence ATGGCATTACTTATTTTAGCTCATCCCAATTTTAATAAATCGATAGCAAATAAAACTATTGTAGAACGATTGCAAAAAAGTAATTTGGATATAGAAATTCGAAACTTGCACGCTCTTTATCCTGACTTTAGTATTGATGTGCAAGCCGAACAGGACGCTTTGTTGAGGCACAATACAGTCGTGTTTCAGTATCCATTTTACTGGTACAATATGCCTGCAATCTTAAAGCAGTGGTTTGACTATGTATTTGTTCATCAGTTTGCTTATGGTTCACAAGGTGACAAACTAAAAGGCAAGAATTTTGTACCGAGTTTTACCGTAGGTGCATTTGAAGACCAGTATAGAACACTTGAAAAGCATCATTTTCGGGTTTTAGAATTTTGTAAAAATATGGAACAGACAGCATATTTTGCACAAATGAATTACATTGACCCTGTATATTTTCATGGAACATCCGGTGTGTCCGGTTATGGTGAGTATGAAATAAAAGACAGGGCTGAAAGACATGCTGAAAAACTAATATCTCTATTATCTGAAATACAGTAA